ATCAACTCCGGTTTATCGCTTAATGCGCTGTTGACCTCGAGAATCTCGCCCGCCACCGGCGCATAAATGTCCGACGCGGTCTTAACCGACTCCACCACCGCCACCGCCGCGCCCGCCTCTACGGTTTTGCCCACCTGCGGCAGCTCCACAAACACCACATCGCCCAGCGCATCCTGGGCAAAATCGGTGATGCCTACCACGGCGGTGTCGCCCTCGAGGCGAACCCACTCGTGCGACTTGGTGTACTTGAGCTCGGAAGGGTAGTTCATGCTGTCACCTCGGCAGTCAGTTTATTGCCAAACACCGCACTTGGCACAGGGGCATGGTGCTTGGGGCTTTTACTGCAGCTTGACAAAAGGCATCTCGACCACGGTTGCGCCGGCCATCCTGCCCCGGATTTCGACCTCCAACAGGGTACCCACTTCGGCCAGCTCTGCCTCCACATACCCCATACCGATGCCCTTTTTGAGGATGGGTGAGTGCGTGCCCGAGGTTAGAACGCCCACCTCGCGCCCCTCCTTCAGCACCCGGTAGCCCTCGCGGGGAATACCCCCTTCAACCAACAGACCCACCAGCCTGCGTTTACAGGGGCTTTCTAGCAGGGCCTGCTTGCCGTAAAACTCCTTGTAGCCCTTGACCACCCAGCCAAAGGGCGTACAGAGCGGGCTGGTTTCGTCGGTCAGTTCGTGGCCGTAGAGGGGGAAGCCCGCCTCCAGCCGCAGGGTATCCCGCGCCCCCAACCCACATGGAGTCACCTCCGCCCCTAACAAAGCCTCCCAGACTGCCCGGGCCTCGTCGGGGGCCGCAAACACCTCGTAGCCGTCCTCGCCGGTGTAGCCGGTGCGGGCAAAGCGCACCCACTTCCCGGCCAGCTTGCCCATAAAGGTATCGTTCTTTTTACGCGAAAGGAGGTCGGTATCGGCGAGCTTTTGCAGCACCGCCACCGCCTGGGGGCCCTGTACCGCAATAAGGGCAAAGAAGTCGGAAGCGTTCTCGAGCTCTACTTCAAAACCCGCCTTCAAACTGCCCAGGTGAGCCCAGTCTTTCTCGATGTTGGCCGCGTTCACCACCATCAGGTACTCATTTTCGGCGGTGTGGTAGAGATAAATATCGTCCACCACACCCCCTTGGGCATTGGGCAGCATGGAGTACTGGGCCCGCCCGACTTTGAGCTTGGCGGCATCGTTGAGGGTCACGTACTGCAAAAAAGCAAGCGCCCCCGGCCCCCGCACCCAGAACTCGCCCATGTGGCTCACGTCGAACATGCCCGCGAGCCCCCGCACGGCCAGGTGCTCGGAGGTGATGGAGGTGTATTGGATGGGCATCTCGTAGCCTGCAAAGGGAACCATCTTGGCCCCCAGCGCCAGGTGCGCTTGATGAAGTGGGGTGGTTTTCATGCTTCTACAGCATACCAATCCCAGGTCGGCAGGCCGAGACTAACGTACAATGTCGCAAGTCTCGAGTCTCAAGTCGCAATTCCCGAAACCTTCAATATCCATGCACAAAACACATACGCGCAGGTAACAAGATAAGCTACCGCCGAGCCTGTATTTCGGAGGCTTATCAAGAGGCCGCTCTAACTGGCCGCCGCAACTCGGGAGAGCACCTGGCGGCTCACGGCCTTGAGGGTCTCGAAGACCCCAACCCCTGTAGTGGCCACCGCCTCGAAGATGGGCAGGCGCATCTCGGGGTCTATCACGGCCTGGATCATCTCTACCGGCAGGGCATCAGGGGTGTCGCGCTTATTGGCCTGAAGCACGATGGGGATGTCCTCGAGCTTGATGCCATACTCGGTCAGGTTCTCGCGCAGGTTGCGCATGGACTCGGCATTGGCCCGCAAGCGGTTGGGGGCCGAGTCGGCCACGAACACGATGCCGTCCACCCCCCGCAGAATCAGCTTGCGGCTGGCGTTGTAGAAGACCTGCCCCGGCACGGTGTAGAGGTGAAAGCGGGTCTTGAAGCCCTTCACCTCGCCCAAGTCCACCGGCAAAAAGTCGAAGAAGAGGGTGCGCTCGTCCTCGGTAGCCAGCGAGACCATCTCGCCTTTGCGGTTTTGGGGCACCTGCTGGAAAACCCATTTGAGGTTGGTGGTTTTGCCGGACATTCCGGGGCCATAGTAGACGATTTTGAAGTTGATCTCGCGAGCGGCAAAGTTAATCGTGCTCATAGTTAGTTACCAAATAGTTCGTCCAGGAGGGCGCTGGCCCCGTCTCGATACTCGCTGTCGATGCCCAGGGTTCCGGGCTGCACCACCGCTTCTTGGGTGATGGCCTCGAGGGCTTGTACCGCCCGCTTGCCAAACAGCTTGACCCGGCCTACCGGGGCCGAGTTGTCGAAAATGACCACCAGCAAGGCCAGCTCGCCCACCTCTTCGGCGTACAGGCCGTGCGTGGTTCCCTGGTGCAGGAGCTCGTTGAAGCGGGGCTCGCCCAGCATTTTGGCCAGGGCCTGGGTGGCGGCGGCGTTACCAGCAATCAGGGTAGCCAGCGAATCCAGCGCCGGGGGCCTGGGGGCCCAGAGGGCTTCCTTGTGGGCCAGCACGAATCCCTTGCGGTCTAGCAGCAGTGCGTAACGTGCCCCGCTCTCGCGCAGCAGCTCCTCGAGGACGTGCGAAGCCTTCTCATAGGCGCCCCCAAAGAGTGCGATGGCAGGCTCAACCATAATAGGCTCAGTGTAACATGCACCCTTTACCCTCCCCTGTGACAAAGACACGCCGAACCGGCTACCCAAACCCTCGGGACAGACGAGACAATGTGCTTTTGAGCAACCAGGGGCTCATGAGCCTGCCGTATCGTGGAGGCATGCGCTGGCTTTTTGTGTATGGGTTGCTGCTCGCCTCCCTCGCACAGGCCCAAAACCCCCTGACCATTGCCGAGCTATCCCGCCTGCGCTACGGCGGCGGGACGCTGGTGGCCGAACGGGTGCTGGAGCGCAACCCGAGCTTTACCCGCTATTTGGTGCGCTACCCCTCGGATGGACTGACCATGTACGGCTTCATGAACGTGCCCAACGCGGCGGGGCGTTTTCCGGTGGTGATCGTAATTCATGGGTATGTGAACCCTGCCACCTACCGCACCCTGGCCTACACCACCCGCTATGCCGACAACCTGGCTCGGGCCGGCTTCGTCACCCTTCACCCCAACCTGCGGGGGCACGGGTTGTCACAGGGGAGCCCCGAGCAGGGGGCCTCGAGGGTACTGTATGCCCGCGAAATCCTCGACTTAGCCGCCATGGTGCGGGCCCAGGCCGGGCGTGGGGCGCTGGAAAAAGCCCTACCCCGCGTGGGGCTGATGGGGCACAGCATGGGCGGCGGCATTGCCCAGCGGGTAGCGGTGCTCGACCCGCAAATTCGGGCGGTCTTGCTCTACGGCACCATGCACGGCGACGACCTGAAGAACGCGCGGCAAATTTGCTACGTCTTCACCAACCGCCAGCGCGGCTGCGACGAGC
This genomic stretch from Meiothermus sp. harbors:
- the gcvH gene encoding glycine cleavage system protein GcvH; its protein translation is MNYPSELKYTKSHEWVRLEGDTAVVGITDFAQDALGDVVFVELPQVGKTVEAGAAVAVVESVKTASDIYAPVAGEILEVNSALSDKPELINQSPYGEGWLFKMKVNPADVAGLLSAADYQAVAESQ
- a CDS encoding roadblock/LC7 domain-containing protein, yielding MVEPAIALFGGAYEKASHVLEELLRESGARYALLLDRKGFVLAHKEALWAPRPPALDSLATLIAGNAAATQALAKMLGEPRFNELLHQGTTHGLYAEEVGELALLVVIFDNSAPVGRVKLFGKRAVQALEAITQEAVVQPGTLGIDSEYRDGASALLDELFGN
- a CDS encoding ATP/GTP-binding protein, which produces MSTINFAAREINFKIVYYGPGMSGKTTNLKWVFQQVPQNRKGEMVSLATEDERTLFFDFLPVDLGEVKGFKTRFHLYTVPGQVFYNASRKLILRGVDGIVFVADSAPNRLRANAESMRNLRENLTEYGIKLEDIPIVLQANKRDTPDALPVEMIQAVIDPEMRLPIFEAVATTGVGVFETLKAVSRQVLSRVAAAS
- a CDS encoding S9 family peptidase — its product is MRWLFVYGLLLASLAQAQNPLTIAELSRLRYGGGTLVAERVLERNPSFTRYLVRYPSDGLTMYGFMNVPNAAGRFPVVIVIHGYVNPATYRTLAYTTRYADNLARAGFVTLHPNLRGHGLSQGSPEQGASRVLYAREILDLAAMVRAQAGRGALEKALPRVGLMGHSMGGGIAQRVAVLDPQIRAVLLYGTMHGDDLKNARQICYVFTNRQRGCDELNTPPETLAQISPINFYGRIRAQVQLHHGTADTQTPYAWAGEICAALRKNNVRHQCFSYPGAGHTFRGSDYNLLMGRARSFFGQALRDGG
- the gcvT gene encoding glycine cleavage system aminomethyltransferase GcvT, translated to MKTTPLHQAHLALGAKMVPFAGYEMPIQYTSITSEHLAVRGLAGMFDVSHMGEFWVRGPGALAFLQYVTLNDAAKLKVGRAQYSMLPNAQGGVVDDIYLYHTAENEYLMVVNAANIEKDWAHLGSLKAGFEVELENASDFFALIAVQGPQAVAVLQKLADTDLLSRKKNDTFMGKLAGKWVRFARTGYTGEDGYEVFAAPDEARAVWEALLGAEVTPCGLGARDTLRLEAGFPLYGHELTDETSPLCTPFGWVVKGYKEFYGKQALLESPCKRRLVGLLVEGGIPREGYRVLKEGREVGVLTSGTHSPILKKGIGMGYVEAELAEVGTLLEVEIRGRMAGATVVEMPFVKLQ